DNA from Aliarcobacter butzleri:
TTTCTTATGTGCTGATGCATTTGGTGTTTTACCTCCTGTTGCAAAATTAGATAAACAACAAGCTATGTACTACTTTTTAAGTGGATATACAGCAAAAGTTGCAGGAACAGAAAGAGGAATTAATGAGCCAATAGCTACATTCTCATCTTGCTTTGGTGAAGCATTTTTACCTTTAAACCCAACTGTTTATGCTGAGTTATTAGGTAAAAAAATTGACAAACATAATGTAAACGTTTATTTAGTAAACACAGGATGGACTGGTGGTGCTTATGGTGTTGGAAAAAGAATGAGTATAAAAAATACTAGAGCTTGTATCAATGCTATTTTAGATGGTTCTATTAACAATTCTGAATTTGAAACTATGTCAATATTTAATTTATCTATTCCTAAAACATTAAAAGGTGTAGATACTGAAGTTCTAAATCCAAGAAATACTTGGCAAGACAAAGTTGCTTATGATGAAACAAAAATCAAATTAGCATCAATGTATATTGAAAACTTTAAAAAGTATTTAACATTAGAAAGTGAATACGATTTTACTGCTGCTGGACCAAGCTTATAAAAAAAGGAGAAGTTTTTTAACTTCTCCTTTTTAAAATTAACCTTCTATTTGTATCTCTTCTACTATTTCTAACCCAAAGCCTTGTAAACCAACAAAAGAGTGTTTTCCTCCACTTGTCATAAGTTTAATTTGTTTTATATTTAAAGAGTTTAAAATTTGAGCCCCTATTCCATAGTTTTTTTCTAACTCACTATTTTTTCGCCCATTATTTAGAAATATCAAAATTCCACCCTTTGATTGCATAAAGTTTATTGTTTTTAGCATTGAATGTAATTTATCATCATTTAAAAACATTTTTATATCTGGTCTAATTGTATGAAATTTTATATGACTTATCTCTTTTATTTCACCAAAAATAATTGCTGTATGAATATTTCCTAAATGATCTTTAAACTCTTTTTGTATTACATCTTTTGAAAAGAATTTTTTATTTGCACTTGAAATCTCTTCAACAAGTTTTTCATGAGATAATCTATACTCAACTAAATCAGAAATATATACTTGTTTTAAATTATGTTTTAATGCAAAAATATCTAAATCATCTCGTCTTGCCATTGTTCCATCTTCTTTTAAAATTTCACAAATAACAGCCTCACCATTTAAACCTGCAAGTTTACATAAATCAACACTTCCTTCTGTATGACCTGTTCTAACTAATACTCCTCCATCTTTTGCAATCAAAGGAAAAATATGACCTGGTCTTACTAATTCATTTGTTCTTGAAATAGGATTTGCTAATATTTTTATAGTATCATCTCTCTCAATTGCACTAATTCCAGTAGCTGCACTTGCTGCATCAACTGAAACTGTAAATGCTGTTTCATAAGAAGATGTATTTGATGTAACCATAGGATTTAACTCTAATCTATCTGCTGTTTCTTTTGGTAAAGAAACACAAACTAATCCTTTTGCATGTGTTACCATAAAATTTACCATATCTGGCGTACTTAATGCAGCAGAATAAACTAAATCACCTTCATTTTCTCTGTCTTCATCATCAAGCATTATTACCATATTACCTTTTTGAATCTCTTTTATAGCTTCTTGTACTCTTTTTATTGCATTCATTCTTACACTTCTTTATATTTATTAAATTTTTCATAGGATTATATCAAAAAATTCAAAATTTAATCTAAAACAACTTGACAAAACAACTCTATTTAATTATAATGACACTCCTTAAATTGGGGTATCGCCAAGCGGTAAGGCAACGGTTTTTGGTACCGTCACTCGAAGGTTCGAATCCTTCTACCCCATCCACAAAAATGAAAATCATTTTTATATCGCGGAATAGAGCAGCTAGGTAGCTCGTCGGGCTCATAACCCGAAGGTCATAGGTTCAAATCCTATTTCCGCAACCAAAAATACAATTTAAAATGATTTTTATAAGTTTTTATTAAGTAGTAGATTTATATAATTCGAAGCTTAATTTATAACGCTGGTGTAGCTCAGTTGGCTAGAGCAGCTGATTTGTAATCAGCAGGTCGGGGGTTCGACTCCCTTCACCAGCTCCACCTATTTTCTAATTTAGATAGTTATCTCTTTAATATCAGCAATTTTTCTAAACCCTTGATAGATTACTCCTACAAGATTTTTTCTGTTTATTTTTATTTTTTCATTTTCATGATTTACAAAAACATTATCAAAGAAATTATCAAGCTCAGGTTTTAAAGCAAATAAAGCTTCAAGTTCTTCATCATAAGTTTTATAAGTTTTTGATTGAACTTCATTAAATTTAGCAAATAACTCTTTTTCTTCTTTATCTTCAAAAAGTTTTTCATCAATTAAAAGTTTAGAGTTTACATCAACATCTTTTATGATATTTGCAACTCTTTTAAATGTTGCAACATAATCTTTGAAATTATCACTTTGAACTATTGGATTAAGTGCACAAAGCTTTTGAGAAATTTTATAGATATCTGTTTCACCACTTGCAAGAACAGCTTTTAAAACTGTTGGATTTACTTCAAATATTTTAAATAATCTTTCGTTGAAAAACTCTATTAAAACTTTTTTATCTAAATTTTTATAGTTAGTTGATAATTCATCAATAATCTTTGATAAATCAATTGGAAGTTTATGCTCCATTGCAATTTTTACAATTCCAGCTGCTGCACGTCTAAGACCAAATGGATCTTTTGAACCTGTTGGGATTTTTCCTACACTAAATAATGCCATTAAATTATCTAATTTATTTGATAATGCAACTATTGATGAAAATACATTTGAAGGAAGTTCTGAGTCTTCACCAGTTGGCAAATATTGCTCTTTTAATGCTAAAGATACTAAATTATCCTCTTTTGCAATTTTTGCATAGTAATATCCCATAAGGCCTTGGAGTTCTGTAAATTCATAAACCATTTCGCTCATCAAATCAGCTTTTGAAAGCATAACCGCTTTTTGAATTAACTCTTTTTCTTTTACTTCAAATGTATTTGCTAAATAAGAAGCAATTTTTGCTTCTCTTTCGCATTTATCATACATTGAACCTAAACCTTCAACAAATACTAGTTTTTTAAGCCCTTCATTTGATAAACCATTTTTAATATCATTTTTGTAAAAGAACATTGCATCAGCAAGTCTTGGTCTTAAAACTTTTTCATTTCCTTGAATGATATATCCAAAATCATTAGTTTTTGCATTAGAAACAACGATAAAATTATTTGTTAGATTTCCATCTTTATAAACTGCAAAATATCTTTGATTTTCTTTCATAGATGTTACAATTACCTCTTCTGGTAACTCTAAAAACTCTTCATCAAATTTTCCAATTAAAGCTGTTGGATACTCTGTGATAGCTACAACTTCTTCGAGTAATTCTGTATCTATTTCTATTTTAATATTGTGTCTTTGCTCAATATTTTTCATCTGTTCTAAGATGATTTTTCTTCTTTCATCTGGATATAAAATAACTCCACTTTTATCAAGTTTACAAAAATAATCTCCAGCAAAAGAGTAAGTAAATGGTTCATAAGAAACCATTCTATGAGCAAATGAGAAATTAGATGATTCAACCCCAAAAAGTTCAGCATCAACAATCTCTTCACCTAAAAGAACAGATAAACTTCTAATTGGTCTAATAAAACTATCAGTTCTACTTGCCCATCTCATAGATTTTCCAAAGTTTAAAGAAGCTACAAATTCGTTTATCATCTCATTTAATAAAGTTTTTGATTCGCTACCAATAACTTCTTGTTTGAAATATAAAACTTCACCTTTTCCTAAATCTTTTTTTTCTAAAACACTTACATCAATTCCCAATTTAGCAGCAAAACTAATAGCAGCTCCTGTTGGAACTCCATCTTTATAAGCTATTTTAATAGGTGCTCCAAATTGTTCAATAGTAGAATCTTCTTGTTTTACTTGGAATTCTCTATGCCATAGTACTAATCTTCTTGGTGTATAAAAAAAGTCAAAATCACATAATAATCTATTTCTTTCTAAAATATCACTCCATTTTTTCTCAATATTTGGAAGTTCATTTAAAAATGGAATTGCTGGTAATTCTTCTACACCAATCTCAATTAATAATGGTTTATTCATCTATTTGTTCCTTTTTAGAAGTTTTATTTTCTTCATTTTCTTCAAGTTTATCTGTATATTTTTTTATTTGTTGTTTGTTGAAATTTATAATAAATAAAGCCACCATAATAACAAACATAATAACTATTATTGTGTCTAATATATCTTTCATTATTTTCCTTTAAAAGGGGTTATTTTATCTAAGAATCACTTAACTCAAGCAAATATTCATAGATTGCGCCATCTATTTCATTTTTAGCTATTTGCTCAAATTCATCATTTGATTTTATTATTGCCAGATTTTTTGAATCAAACATATAATTATCTGCAATTTTTTGTATCTCTTTTGCTAAATCTTGATTGCTTATTATGTATTTTGCATTTAAACAATTTGCATAAATTGCTTCTTTTATTGAAGTTACAATAACTGCACTTGATATACTATTTTCACTAACATATTTTAGTAAAACTTCATCATAATTAAATATCAAAGTACTATTTGCTTTTGTATTTTTTATATCTTGTATTGAACTAATAAAAAAGATATTTTCAAAATGTATTAGTTTATCACCAATTACTAACATAATTACCTACTTATTTAAACAATCTTTTGAGCAATAATATTTTCCATTACTTAATATTGCTTCATTCAAAGATACATAAGTTTTACAACTTTCGCACTCTATCATATCATCTGTAATCATTTTATCTTTTTTTGCTATATCATTTTGTCTTGATTTTTTGAAAAAAAGAAAATAGATCACAAATCCTACTATTACTAGTCCTAATACTTTTAAAATCATATTAACCCTTTTATATATAAATAATTTCTATCTTTTTTATTTACTATTTTATAATTATTAACTTTTGCATTTTCAAGTTCACTTTCTAACATGCTTCCTTTATAAAAAAGATAGGAACTATTTGGCTTTTTTATATTTTTTGTGATGTCCAAAAGTAAAGAAGTATTTGTAACTGCTCTTGATGTTATCAAATCAACTTGCAAATCTTTAACCTCTTCTACTCTATTACATAAAACCACTAAATTATCAAGTTTTAAAGTTGCTTTTACAAAATTTAAAAATGATACTCTTTTTATTCTAGGTTCAATTAAATAAGCTTTTGTATCTCTTAAAGCTATCGCTAAAATAAGTCCTGGATACCCTGCTCCTGTTCCAATATCAGCAAAACTTTCATATTTTTCAATAAAAGTTAAAGGATATAAAGAATCCAAAATATTTTCATAAATATCATCTCTTGTTAATCTTCCACTAAGATTGTGAATAGTTCCCCATTGCTGAAGAAGTTTTACAAAAACTTCACAATCTTCATAAAATTTATCTTCAAATTTTAAATTATTTGCTTCAAGCAACTTTTGTAACATTAAAGTAGATGTCCCATTTTCTCTTTTTTAGTAAATAAATAACCTTCATTATATTTATTTGCTTTTATAATTGCAGGAATTCTTTCAACTATTTCAACGCCTAAAGACTCTACATATTTTATTTTTTCAGGATTATTTGTAATTAGTTTCAATTTTTTGATTTTCAAATCATCAAAAATATATCCAACAATACTATAATCCCTTTCATCTTCGGCAAATCCTAATTCCAAATTTGCTTCAATAGTGTTTCGTCCTTTATCTTGAAGAGCATAGGCATTTATTTTATTTACTAAACCTATGTTTCTTCCTTCTTGTCTATGGTATATTACCAAACCACCATTTTGCGCAATAAATTTTAAAGATAAATCCAATTGGCTTTGGCAGTCACATTTTAGACTTCCTAAAGTATCTCCAGTAAGACATTCTGAGTGAATTCTTACATAAGGAGCATCTAAATTTTCAAAATCTTGACTCATTATCGCTAAATGTTCTTGATGTCCGTCTTTATAAGCTTTTATTCTAAATTTTCCATATTTTGTCGGTAAATTTGCTATATTTGATTGTATTATATTCATTTGTATTTTTAAACCTTAAACTGTTAAAATCCGAAGATTATAACCAAAAGAGGTAAATATTATGTTTAAACGATTTAGAAGATTAAGAATAAATGAAACACTAAGAAATTTAGTGCAAGAGACTGTTTTAACGCCAGAAGATTTCATATATCCACTATTTGTTAAAGAAGGTAAAGGTATAAAAACAGAAGTTGCATCAATGCCAGGTGTTTATCAAATGAGTCTTGATGAAATATTAAAAGAGTGTGAATATTTACATAGCATAAATTTAAAATCTATTATTTTATTTGGAATTCCTGATGTAAAAGATTCTGTTGGAAGTGAATGTTTATGCGAAGAGAGTATTATTGCTAGAACTATAAAAGCTATAAAGGCAAAATTCCCAGATATGTTTATTGTAACAGATTTATGTTTTTGTGAATATACAGATCACGGACATTGTGGAATACTTGATCCAAAAACGCAAACTGTTGATAATGATAAAACTTTAGAAATATCTGCACTTCAAGCTTTAGTTCATGCAAAAGCTGGTGCTGATATGATAGCACCAAGTGGAATGATGGATGGAATTATTACAACTTTAAGAACTGCACTTGATGCTAATGGTTTTAAAGATTTACCTATTATGGCTTATTCAACTAAATTTGCAAGTGGATATTATGGTCCATTTAGAGATGTAGCTGAATCAACTCCATCTTTTGGAGATAGAAGAAGTTATCAAATGAATCCTGCAAATAGACTTGAAGCAATAGAAGAGTCTTTAGAAGATGAAAGACAAGGGGCAGATATACTTATGGTTAAACCAGCACTTGCTTTTTTAGATGTAATTAGAGATATTAGAAATGAAACAAATCTTCCACTTTGTGCTTATAATGTAAGTGGTGAATATGCGATGTTAAAACATGCAGGACTTGCAGGATTGATTGATTATGAAAGAGTTATGATGGAAACAATGATTGCTTTTAAAAGAGCAGGAGCAAATATCATCATAACTTATCATGCAAAAGAAGCTTGTGAAATTTTAAGAAAAAAATAACTATATAAATGAACAACTACCAAAAGGCCATAGAGAGTTCAAATATTGTTTCAAAAACTGATATAAATGGGATTATCACATTTGTAAACGATGAGTTTTGTCATCTTTTTGGCTTTACTAAAGATGAGTTAATTGGTAAAAATCACAATATAGTAAGACATCCAGATACTCCAAAAGAGAATTTTCAAACTCTATGGAGTACGATTTTAGATAAAAAAGTGTATAAAGCTACGGTTAAAAATCTTACTAAAGATAAAAAAAATGTATATCTTAATACGACAATTATTCCTATTT
Protein-coding regions in this window:
- a CDS encoding bifunctional 3,4-dihydroxy-2-butanone 4-phosphate synthase/GTP cyclohydrolase II; its protein translation is MNAIKRVQEAIKEIQKGNMVIMLDDEDRENEGDLVYSAALSTPDMVNFMVTHAKGLVCVSLPKETADRLELNPMVTSNTSSYETAFTVSVDAASAATGISAIERDDTIKILANPISRTNELVRPGHIFPLIAKDGGVLVRTGHTEGSVDLCKLAGLNGEAVICEILKEDGTMARRDDLDIFALKHNLKQVYISDLVEYRLSHEKLVEEISSANKKFFSKDVIQKEFKDHLGNIHTAIIFGEIKEISHIKFHTIRPDIKMFLNDDKLHSMLKTINFMQSKGGILIFLNNGRKNSELEKNYGIGAQILNSLNIKQIKLMTSGGKHSFVGLQGFGLEIVEEIQIEG
- the glyS gene encoding glycine--tRNA ligase subunit beta; translation: MNKPLLIEIGVEELPAIPFLNELPNIEKKWSDILERNRLLCDFDFFYTPRRLVLWHREFQVKQEDSTIEQFGAPIKIAYKDGVPTGAAISFAAKLGIDVSVLEKKDLGKGEVLYFKQEVIGSESKTLLNEMINEFVASLNFGKSMRWASRTDSFIRPIRSLSVLLGEEIVDAELFGVESSNFSFAHRMVSYEPFTYSFAGDYFCKLDKSGVILYPDERRKIILEQMKNIEQRHNIKIEIDTELLEEVVAITEYPTALIGKFDEEFLELPEEVIVTSMKENQRYFAVYKDGNLTNNFIVVSNAKTNDFGYIIQGNEKVLRPRLADAMFFYKNDIKNGLSNEGLKKLVFVEGLGSMYDKCEREAKIASYLANTFEVKEKELIQKAVMLSKADLMSEMVYEFTELQGLMGYYYAKIAKEDNLVSLALKEQYLPTGEDSELPSNVFSSIVALSNKLDNLMALFSVGKIPTGSKDPFGLRRAAAGIVKIAMEHKLPIDLSKIIDELSTNYKNLDKKVLIEFFNERLFKIFEVNPTVLKAVLASGETDIYKISQKLCALNPIVQSDNFKDYVATFKRVANIIKDVDVNSKLLIDEKLFEDKEEKELFAKFNEVQSKTYKTYDEELEALFALKPELDNFFDNVFVNHENEKIKINRKNLVGVIYQGFRKIADIKEITI
- a CDS encoding PP0621 family protein codes for the protein MILKVLGLVIVGFVIYFLFFKKSRQNDIAKKDKMITDDMIECESCKTYVSLNEAILSNGKYYCSKDCLNK
- the rsmG gene encoding 16S rRNA (guanine(527)-N(7))-methyltransferase RsmG, which encodes MLQKLLEANNLKFEDKFYEDCEVFVKLLQQWGTIHNLSGRLTRDDIYENILDSLYPLTFIEKYESFADIGTGAGYPGLILAIALRDTKAYLIEPRIKRVSFLNFVKATLKLDNLVVLCNRVEEVKDLQVDLITSRAVTNTSLLLDITKNIKKPNSSYLFYKGSMLESELENAKVNNYKIVNKKDRNYLYIKGLI
- the ribA gene encoding GTP cyclohydrolase II; this encodes MNIIQSNIANLPTKYGKFRIKAYKDGHQEHLAIMSQDFENLDAPYVRIHSECLTGDTLGSLKCDCQSQLDLSLKFIAQNGGLVIYHRQEGRNIGLVNKINAYALQDKGRNTIEANLELGFAEDERDYSIVGYIFDDLKIKKLKLITNNPEKIKYVESLGVEIVERIPAIIKANKYNEGYLFTKKEKMGHLL
- the hemB gene encoding porphobilinogen synthase codes for the protein MFKRFRRLRINETLRNLVQETVLTPEDFIYPLFVKEGKGIKTEVASMPGVYQMSLDEILKECEYLHSINLKSIILFGIPDVKDSVGSECLCEESIIARTIKAIKAKFPDMFIVTDLCFCEYTDHGHCGILDPKTQTVDNDKTLEISALQALVHAKAGADMIAPSGMMDGIITTLRTALDANGFKDLPIMAYSTKFASGYYGPFRDVAESTPSFGDRRSYQMNPANRLEAIEESLEDERQGADILMVKPALAFLDVIRDIRNETNLPLCAYNVSGEYAMLKHAGLAGLIDYERVMMETMIAFKRAGANIIITYHAKEACEILRKK